AAAGCCAAATACGGAAGAGCGCCCAATCGTCGGGGCCACCGTTTTTACTTCTTCTTTATTGAGTTTCATACTGCCCAGCGCCCCCATATCCATTTGGGGATCTTTAAGCTTGTGCTCTCCTCGCATCACGGTCATCACCACTTCGGTCAGCGCAAACGTCGCCATCGCCAAGAGCAAAAAGCTAATGCCATCAATTAAATTGACGTTATCGAAGGTGAAACGGGGAATGCCTGACATAACATCATTGCCTACCGTCGAGATCATCAAGCCAAACACTGTCATCATTAAGGCTTTGATCACCTGCCCTTTTCCTGAGAATGCTGCCACGGCCGTCAATCCTAAAGCCATCAACGCGAAGTAATCCGCAGACTGAAAGCTCAGTGATACTTTCGCCAGAGCCGGGGCGGCAAACAGCAAGATCAACGCACCGATAGTCCCGCCTGTGAAGGAGGAGTAAGCCGCTAGCGCCAGTGCTTTACCTGCTTGATTTTTCTGCGCCATTGGATATCCATCAAACGCAGTGACCACTGTGCTCGCGCACCCCGGCGCATTGATCAAAATCGATGACGTAGAGCCACCAAAGATCGCTCCATAATAGACCCCAGCCATCAAGATAATCCCTGAGGCAGGATCCAAGCCATAAGTGATCGGCACCATCAAAGCAATAGCAGAAATCGGCCCTAAGCCCGGTAACATGCCGATGAAAGTACCGGCAAAACAGCCCACAACAACCATTAAAATGTTAAAGGGCATAATGGCTGTTGAAAGCCCAGAAGTTAATCCATCAAACATAATTAGCCTCCCAGCATTACCGAAAAGATCCGCCCAGGAGCCAGATAGATATCAAGTAGCTGAGTCAAAACAAACCAAAAAACAACCGCAAACGGGACAGAGGCTAGCAGTAGCACCTTGACCCGTTTCTCACCGAGTATCCAATAACCACCAATCAAAAACAGCGCCGTCGAGAGCATAAATCCAATCCACTCGAGTGCCGCGGAGAACAGCAGCATTAACACCAATAATTTGATCATCAGAGTGAAGCTGAGACCGTGGAATGAGAGTTTATCTTCTGCCTTACGGCTAGCCGTCACAATTTGAATCACCGCAAGCCCCGCACCCATAATGGCAAGTGCGTTGGGTAGCGATCGAGCGTGAAATACCTCGAACTCATCACCCGGAAACAGCGTGATTTGACCAGCATAATAGCCATATAACAAAGAGAAACAGAGGAACAGCAAGCCCCCAATGTGGTCTTTAGTAATGATCATGTCGTCTTCCTATTCGAACAAACAAAAGACGCCGACCAGCCTGCACTGGTCGACGTGGTTGCTTAATTCAAGAACCCAAGCTCTTTCATTAAGCTGCCAACCTGCTTCTCCTGCTCTTCTAAGAATTTCACGAACTCTGGACCCGGCTTGTAGATTTCTGCCCAGCCGTAACGATCCCGTACCGTGGTCCAAGCATCGGTTTCATACATCTTTTCAAGTACTTCAAGATAATCTTGAACCTTCTCATCACTGACACCTGGTGGCGCAAAGAAACCACGCCAGTTAGTAAAGGACGCGTCATAGCCGAGTTCTTTCAACGTCGGCACATCTTGTGCAGCACTAGAACGCTCATCCCCTGTCATCGCCAAAATTCTGACTTCTCCGGCATCAGCGAGCGCTAAGGCTTCACTCAACCCAGTTGATAGCACTTGCGTTTCTCCTGAAAGCAAACCCGCCATTGCCTTTCCGCCTGCGTCATAGGCAAGGTATTTCACTTGACGGGGATTGCCTCCCGCCGCTTTAAAAGCGAGTGCCGCGACCAAGTGATCCATACCTCCTCGAGAAGATCCCCCCGCAACGGTGACCGAGCGCGGATTGTCGAGGTAAGCATCCACTAATTGTTTAAAGTCTTTGTATGGCGAGTTTGCGGGTACAACAAAAGCGGCATAGTCACCAATGGTGGCAGCAACGGGGGTTAAGTCGCGGAAAGATTGTGGAAAGACTTTAGACAATGAGCGAATGACAATCGGGGTAGAGTTCACCATCAAGGTATCCTCTGACTGCTCCGCCGTCTTAATGAGATACGCAATCGCTTTACCGCCACCGCCGCCTGACATATTTTCATAAGAAACTGTCTCGACCAGATTGGATTTAGACAGCGCTTCACCCGTGCCACGCGCCGTGCTATCCCAACCACCGCCAGCACCACCAGGCACTAAAAAGTGGATTTCATCGACACTCGCCTGAGCACTAAATGCCACACTACTTGCGATGCACGCAGCGACCAGAGTTACACGTTGCTTGGATAAAAATTGGCTGAACATATCTTGTCCTCGTTTTTGTTTGTTCTAAGAAGATATGCGCTAATCTGTGCCCCGCAAAGCTTGTAAAAATAATGTTAATAAGAAACTTATTCGTCATTTTGTTCATAATGTTCACAGTATGTTACCGCCAAAACATGTAACATTACCGCAACGAATAGCAAGCAATGATGAGTCGAATGCAGAAGCTGATCTCCCTCCGCCACCTGCGTTTAAAGCCCAGGATGGTACTGATACTCGGCCTAATCACTTTGTTACAAACAGGTGTATTAGGACAATTTGCGATTGGGTATCTCGATAAAGCGCTAGACAACCAGATCGGTCAACAAGCGGTCCGTGTTGCCCAAACGATCGCTGCAAATCCAGCCGTGATCTCGGCAATTCAAACCCGCGACATGCACTATCTCATTCCTGTCAGCCAAGCTGTGACACACGCTACTGAGGCAGCTTTTGTGGTCATTGGTGATCATCAAGGCCTCCGCCTCGCGCATCCTAATCCCGAGAAACTCGGCCGCTCCATGTCGGATGACGATGAAGATCAAAACGATCTGGTGTTAGTGCAAGGAGAAAGCTACATCACGAAGGCGCATGGCAGCATAGGTCCATCCATGCGTGGCAAAGCGCCAGTGTTTGATCAACACGGCGAGATCATCGGCATTATTTCGGTTGGCTTTATGCTTGATACTGTGGAAGCCACTGTAAGTAAGCACCGACTATCAATGATAACGGCCATTGCACTCTCTTTTCTCTTCAGTGTGATCACCGCAATGTGGTTTGCCAATCATTTCAAAAAAGCCATTTTCGACCTAGAGCCCGAGGAAATTGCGCGGCTCTTTCAAGAGAGAAACATCACGCTAGAGACCGTCAGAGAAGGGATCGTCTCAATCAACCAACGCGGTATCATCACCACTTTCAACAAAGCCGCGATGCAAACGTTGCAGCTTGATCAGTCGGTCAATTATCAAGGCCTGCATATACTCGATGTATTACCTGATAGCGGCATGCTTGATGTCCTACAATCCGGCGAAGCTCAATTGGATCAAGAAGTCTGGCTTCAAGATCACAACTTGATCGTCAATCGAATCCCACTCACGCAAGGTGACACTGTCACTGGAGTAGTCTCTAGCTTCAGGCTAAAAAACGAAGTGGATCTCGTCAGTCGTAAACTTACACGTATTCGCCAGTACGCCGAAGGACTTCGCAGCCAATCGCATGAGTACAATAACAAACTCCATACCATCGCTGGCTTAATACAAATCGGTGCGCATGATAAAGCACTGGCCTTGATAGGCAATGAGACTCAGCACCATCAGAGTTTTATTCATCAGCTCATGAGTGTGACGAATGACAGTGTGTTAGCTGGCTGTTTGATGGGCAAATACAATCGCGCTCGTGAACTAGGGCTCACATTAGAAATAGAAGAAGAAAGCCAAATGCGAGAGATTCCAGCCGCCCTACCCCATGATCAACTCGTGAGTATCTTAGGTAATCTGCTCGATAACGCACTAGAAGCAACCTTAAGCCACACAGGCATGGGAGGCACCGTGAAACTTAGCATGACGGATCTCGGCAAAGAGTTGATTTTCGAGATAGAAGATCAAGGCCGCGGGCTCAATAGCCATGAACAAGCTAAGATATTTGAGCAGGGTTACACCACGAAAAAGACCGAAGGCCATGGTATCGGCTTACACTTAGTTAAAAATTTAACCGCACACCTGCATGGCCTTATCACCATTGATTCACCGGTATCGAACCAAGAAGGGTGTCGCTTTACGCTCTATCTGCCCAAAAGCGCGCCCTGCGAAAGTGATTAGCCAATCGTTCTGAACGCAAAGTCATGACACTTAAACGCATAGAGATGAATGAGACGAATAAAGAGGCCTTATGATCAAACTTGTTATCGCAGAAGATGACCCACAGATTGCAGAAATTCAACGCCGCTTTGTCGAAAGAATAGAAGGCTTCGAGGTCGTCGGCATTGCTCATGGCATTGAAGAAGCACGAGACCTCATTGAAGTCTTAAAGCCTCAACTCATCTTACTTGATAATCACTTTCCCACAGGGACAGGCCTGAACCTACTCAAAGAATGGCGGGCAAACGACATCAGTACTGATGTCATATTGATCACCGCGGCAACCGAAGTCGACACCCTTAAAACTGCAATGCGTCAGGGGATCTTTGATTACATCCTCAAACCTGTTGTGTTTGAGCGGTTGCAGTCTTCTCTCCAAAATTACGCGCTGCACTACGCAAAACTACAACAACTCGGATCTTTGCTACAAAGCGACGTCGACGGCTTGTTAAAACCAACGGACTTAGATGCTCAGCTTCCCAAAGAACAACGCCTACCCAAGGGGGTTGATGGCCTGACGCTGGACAAGGTGCGCGACGTGTTTTCTCAGCAAAGCGACGCGCTCAATGCAGAAGAGGTTGGGCAAATGATTGGCGCAAGCCGAACCACAGCAAGACGATATCTCGAATACTTAGTATCAACCGACGAGCTCACCGCCGCTGTTTCATATGGCAGTGTTGGAAGGCCAGAAAGACGCTACGCCAAAGTGACCTAAACTGCCCAGCATCGCTGACAGTAAATTTCCGTCTCCATTGATTAAAAAGAATTTACCCGGTTCATCCAACTCTGCAATCACAGCATCAGCGACCAAGCAGCAGCATACTCATGAGGCATTAATGGTACCCTAATGTCCATCCAACCCAAGATATCACCTGCCATGTACTCGCATGCATGAGTATAAATACACGTAGAATAGGCTTTACCATGGCGTAATCACCAAGATGGTGTCATTCCCACGAGATAAATCACCATGGAAATTCACTTTAAGCATACTTAAAAATGGACTTCTTTCTCATCTCAAAGCCAACAAATTCAAGATAAGTGTTATTAATTGAGAAAGGATATCATTTAAAAAATAACACTTTCTGAGTAGTTAAAATAACATGCCTATTATTTCGGCATTAATTAGACCGCGTTATAAAATAACCTAAAGACGAATGAACTCGCTTTGACAATAACAAAAATTTAATAATAATCCTGTCAGAACCAACTAGCCCCAGAGAAGATCACGACCCATAATCAACCCAAACTGATTGTTCGGTCAGAATAAACCCTTGTTTACATTTAACTTTAGACAACTTACAAGACACACCAGTATTGATATCTGTATAACTATCACCATTGGTTCATTTTTTCATCAAAGAGGTTACATTAATGTAAACCAAAGCCTCGCTATTTCGATATGCTGTGCTATTTTCTAAATAAGCTGTAACTTTCTTAAGTTTGTTGGACAGTAAAAAATGAATCTAGACAATTTCTCTATCGCAAAAAAACTCGCAATTACTCCAGTCATTTTGATCATCATCATCTTGGCTATTGTATTCACCAGCAGCAAGCTGATGAACTCCATGTCAGAAGACCTTCGCTCCATCTCATTTGATCTCGCTCCCGATACGGAACTGGCGGCAAATGTGACAGATGCGATGTATCAGCTTCGCTTAACGGTAAAGAACTATATTCAGACGGGTGATGACAAGTTCGCAACGCGCTTTGAAGAGCACGCTGATAATCTCCAAACACTTATGACACAGTCGTATCAAGAAATCCAAAATCCTCAACGTGTTCAAATGCTTGATACCATTAAGAAACACGAGATGGAGTACTTCACCATCTTTAGAGACACTGTGGTCACAAATCAGCGCTTAAGAAACGGGCATGTTCGCGATTACCTCAACACCGAAGGCCCGCAGATAGAAAAGCTGCTAACCCGTGTTATGGACTCAGCCAGTAAAGACGGTGACATTGAAGCAGCCTATCATGCTGGTAAGTCATTGCGTTCGCTCCTTTTAGGCCGTCTCTATGTCTCCAAGTTCTTAGTTGAAAATCAGCCATCTCAAGTCGATCGCTTCAACAAAGAACTGACCGACTCGTTGAGTAAGATCGACCTGTTACTCGATCAGCTCCAAAACCCACAACGACGTGCGTGGACTAATGAAGCGAAAACCCTCATTAGTGACTACATCAGCAAGTCTAACGAAACCAGTACGTTTATTTTCGAACGCAATAAAGGCATAAAAGAACTCGACACCATCGGTCCGCAAATCGCGGCAGAAATCGCCGGCCTTCGTGCATCTATCGCAAGTTCGATGGAACAAGCAGCAACCACCGCAGAATCCAACAAGGACAGTGCTATCAATGCGCTTGTGTTGGGCTCTCTTATTGCTATCGCCTTTGGTATCTTGCTCTCTGTCATCGCGACGCGTGTTATTGTACGCAAAGTGAACGATACCAATTCCGTGCTAAGTGATATTGCACAGGGTGAAGGCGATCTGACTAAACGTATTCCCGTCTCTGGTACAGATGAGCTTGCGCAGCTTGCACAAAACTACAATGCCTTTGCCGAGAAAATGCAAAACTCCATTATCCAACTTGCCGACGCCGCAGGTAGCCTCTTGAGTTCGGCCTCTGATCTGTCTGATAAAGCGAACTCAACACAAAGCGATATCACTGAACAACAAGGCCAAGCGCAGTTAGTTGCATCAGCGATGACGGAAATGGCCGCGAGTGCGCAGGAAGTGAGTTCGAGTGCGACCCAAGCCGCTGACCTTGCACAAAATACGTCTAAAGAGGCGGAGCAAGGTAGCCGTACGGTACTAAATGCGACGCAGTCGATGGGTAACTTATCTAGCCAGATTAGCGATGCCAGTGACACCGTAGAAGCGGTACGCGCAGACAGTGAGCAAATTGGTTCGGTGCTCGATGTTATTCGCAGTATTGCCGAACAAACCAACTTGCTTGCCCTCAATGCTGCTATCGAGGCAGCCCGTGCTGGTGACCAAGGCCGTGGATTCGCGGTGGTTGCGGACGAAGTTCGCTCACTCGCCTCACGTACGCAAGATTCAACCGAGGAAATACAGACCATCATTGCAAGTTTGCAAGATCGCTCTGAATCGGCGAGTCAAGCGATGCAGCGCAGTCGCGAGAGTGCTGACGAGACGATGAAGCAAGTAGAATCCGCAGAGCACGCACTAACCTCTATCGCCGAGTTTGTGGGCCAAATCAACGCGTCCATCACTCAAATTTCTGCTGCGGCTAACCAGCAGGCGATTGCTTCCGATGAAGTCAGCCAGAACGTCAACGGTATGTCTGATATCTCAGTGAAGACACTGCAGCAATCAGAAGAGACGACGGAGCAAGCCCAGTCACTCAGCCGCTTAGGTGGTGAGGTGAATGATATTCTAGGTCAGTTCCGTATTCGTTAAACAGCTTCGGGATATCCAACCTCAACAGCACCTCCGGGTGCTGTTTTCTTTTCTAGTGGCAACCACTGGTGGCGTACATGTCATCTCTAGCTTCATGTCAACGGCTCTCTTTATTATATCCCCCTTCGCTGACGACTTTCTTAGCAACTATTTGCTTGGCTATTTGACAAACACTAGCCATCAAGATCATGGCCAATCCCCAAGAGAGCGCTTTCGGATGCGGGCTAACGCTTCGAAACACAAAGAAAAGGTATCAAGGAGTGACTCACACTGCTAACCCAGAATCAAAACGCTATAGACGCGCCATTCTGACATGTTATCTGAGCTCATCAGGCTTATAACTCGCTTTTGATCTAGCCCGTTACCTTTTAACCGCAACTTGCTAACAAGCCTAGACCTTCTCACTGAACAAGCATCTTGAGGCTACTTGAGTATCTATACTCAAGCCACCTCAAGCTGCAGGATTCAGAAGCAGACTAGCGCGTCGAGTTCAAGGCAAAGGTGTGAAGGAATGGCTTTCCCCTTTCGAACACCTTTAACGCAGAAATTGGGGCGCTAGTTGCTTCCCGAAGGGCGAGTTTTCTAGGCTCGCCACCTTTGTTACTGCTTTTTGATTTAGTCCACTAGACCTTCAAAGCAGTGCCTCGATGGCAAACCTAGAAACTCTCGCTGAACATACACCTTGAGGTGGCTTGAGTATATTTTCTTTCGCCATAAAAAAGGCCCCGCTTGTGCAGGGCCAATCTAAGGTTAAGGCTTAGCTATGTGGTAATTAGATCAGTTCCCAAGGACCATTCGGGTTTCCAGGAGTATCACCTTGTGTCCACCACTTCGCTTTGTAGGTGTTACCGTCATGAACAACTTGGTCGCCACCAGTGTAAACTTTCGATGCGCTCCAACCTGTTGGACCACCAGTACCAGTTTCTACTTCAGCCCATACGCCCGCAACACCCGGTTCTTCACCTTGTGTCCACCATTTCGCCTTGTACTCGATGCCGTTATAAACCACGGTGTCACCTGAGTTATAGACTTTTGATGCATCCCAAGCATTACCCACTACTTCAGCTTTCACATTAACAGTGACAACCGCATCCGCAGTAAACTCGCCATCAGAGACAGTCACAGTGATTGAAACCGCAGTATCCACGTCAACAACTGGCGCGTTGAAAGTAATGTCAGCACCTGTCGCTGTTGCGGCAACTGTACCTTGTGTCGCGGTGTAAGTTAGCGCATCACCTTCAGCATCTGTACCAGTGACAGAAATAACCACACTTTGGCCACTTTGAACATCAACACTTGCAGGCGCAGTCAATGTTGGCGGCGTATTAACAATAATACCGCTACCTTTCACATTCACAGTCACATCGGCAGAGACAGACTTACGACCATCAGAAACCGTAACAGTCACAGTTTCAACCGTATCGTTACCCACGTTTGGCGCCGTGTAAGTAACAAGTGCAGTACCATCGCCATTATCAGTCACTTGAGCATTGGCAGCCGTGAACGAGAGTGCATCGCCATCCGCATCAGTGGCAGAAACAGCAAACGAAATGGTTTGACCTGCATCCGCAGCTTGAGCCGCAGGTACAGTTAACACAGGTGCTGCATTTGGAATCACGTTAGTACTGAATACGCGGTCGATCTCTTCCGCAAGCGGAGAGCTCAGCTTAGTACACTGCTTCAACTTAGTACCGTAGCTCACAAATGTGCCTTCACATTTGATATCGCCGTGTACTTGCCAAACAATCACACCACCGAGATCGTTATCAACGATGTATTGCGCTTTCTTACCAATTGACTCAACGTCATCATAGCTCAAGAAGAACTTACCATTCGTTAGGTAAGGCACTTCGGCATTGACATCCCATCCTTTCGTCCAAGCACCTTGCTTTTGAAGGATATAGTTGTAGTTTGGTTGGCCTTCGAAGTTTGCCCAGTTAGTCAAATCAACCGCTGACTCTGTAGGCCCATCAACTGAGAAGTTAACAACACGTTTTTCGGTCGGTGCACCAACATAAGCCTGTGCTTCCGTCGTTTGAACACCACGGCCGTAGAACGCCGCACCGAAGTTGATTTTACCGGCAGGAATACCTTTCGCAGCCATCCATACACGCAAGTCATCAAGCGTTAGATCTGGGTACTCTTCTTCTGGGTACGGGTAAAGAGGTGCGTTGTGACCAGCAACATTTGACCAACCACCGTTAAGGTCGTAAGTCATCATGTTGAAGTAATCCATAGACGCAACCAGACGTGGCCAGTTGTAGCCTTCTAGTTTCGCAGTTGATGCAGAGAATGCCGCAGTCAGTAGACGGTCTGGACCGATCTTCGCACGGATATCTTCCATCAACTGTTCAAAGTTCGCGTAATCTTCTGGATTACCACCGAAGTTCATACCGCCAGTACCTGGGTACTCCCAGTCAATATCGATACCATCGAAGCCAAGCGCGAGAAGCTTGTCGATATCATCAAGGAAACGTTGTTTCTTGACTGGGTCAGCCGCCATTTCAGGGAAGTGCTTAGACATCGACCAACCACCGATTGATGCCATCACTTTCACGCCATTCTGATGTGCAAGATCGATAAGACCCGGTGCACCGCCCGCTTTTGGTAGCGGAATAGGCATTTGACCTGTCACGCCACTTGGCGCGTGTTTCCAGCCATTACCGTCTTGGACGAAACCAGCCGCATCCACTTTTGCACGCATTTCCGCTTCCCAAGGTTCAGTACCAGGGAATTGGTGTACATACTCGAGCTCACCCCAAAGAATGTGGAAATCCCAGCTTGAATAAACATCTGGATGAAGTAGCGGACCAGGCTCTTGCACTGCGTTTGGTTGATAAATTGACTTGTTACGTAAGTCACCTGAGTGAAGTGAACCATCTTTCGCTACACCGAAGAACGAGAAATTCAGGATAGAGTAAACATCCATATCTACGTTCAAGTGTGTCGCTTCACCTTTGACAGTGAAACCATCAGCTGCACCTTTCCACGCTTCCCACTGCGTGATGTAACCGATCACTTGCTTGTCATGCGTTGGCGCTGCCTGCGCAGTCGCTGCCAATCCTGCAGCCATAGTCACTGCAACCGCAGCAGCAACTGCTTTCCTTTTCATTCCGAATTTCATCATCTTCTCCAGATAGTCAATATGAGATATTCAACCCGCTTAAGTTTCCATGCGAGTACGCAAAGAGTCTGGAATAAGTTTTTTTGCGATGCGTAGTGATAAATGCAATATTATGAAGTTGAGCCACTAAAAACATGCAACAAGTGATGAAATTGTAGGCAAAAATGGCTACACATCATGAAAATCATCACGCTAAACATAAAGCATTAAGTAGTTAAATCTATCAAATAGCCGTTTTTTTACACTAAAAAATAAATAGCACAATTGTCAGATAGGAAATTAATGCTAACAAAATAATCCGCACAGGCATCAACAACTGCGATAAGCACAACTAATAGCAGAATAATTCATAACAACGTCATAAGTTATAAAGTTGCGAACAACTGTAGAATGGAGTTGCAATTTCAAGGATAAGTTTCATTAAAAATGTGATTTAGAGTTAATTGAAACGCGCTGTCTTCATCAAGACTCATTAAAAAAATGACAACACCACATTGGGTTTGAGGTACGAATAAATACCACAAAGTCAACGTGACATCGTATAAGGTGACTAGGAGAAACTACGAGGTATTGCACTGACATATGAGAGGTGAGGCGCAAATTATTCAATCACTCAACAACTAATTTGGCGAGTTAACAATTTACTGACTTTGAAACTGAACAAGAATCATGTTCAAACCACGCAACCGCCGAACTTCCCTCTTACTGTTGAATATCATGCTAAGTCAGTCCAATGTTCATCTTTGCTTTGAGCAAGTAGACGCGTCGCAGTCACAGAAATAACCAGTGGTCCTATTCACGAGGGGGCAGGAAGGGAATGAGAAAATGTGATGGGAAACAACGTAAAACAACTAAGGTCGAATTATTGATAGTACCCTTTTTATCACCGCTGTCCCCCCCTTTTCGTGCTTATTTTCAGGAAATATCGTCTCAATCACAGTTCAAAAAAGAAAGGCTTACCAGCCCAAAAAACCTCTGATAAATATTGCCTTGTGTTTACAAAGAGTTGTTTTCGGAGGATCTTATGTCTATCAACTCTATTGACCGTGAAGAAATGAAAAACGTGGCATCCCACTGGAGCCATGAGGAAACAGACAAGCGATCAGAAAGCAAAAAACGTGCAGATGCGCGCCGCCGTATTGAGGCACTGCGCGATATCAAGGACAGCGGCTTAACTTATGAAGAGGCTGTCGACCTCGGCTTAATCCATTAATCTTCGTCAATATTTTAAATCGCAGACCTAGCTCTCTTCTACCCTCGTCAAGAAACAGATTGGGTTTGCGATTTAGCTCTTCAAAGCTCATCTCCCTCACCTTCTGCGCAACCCTTATACAGAAAAGTCCATTTCTGCCATGATAGCCTGACTATCTCTCATTACTCTCTGCAGGATACACAATGGCTTTCACCTATCCGCAAACGCGCCGTGATGACACGGTCGATACCTATTTTGATACCCCTGTTGCTGACCCGTACCGCTGGTTAGAAGACGATCGCAGCGAAGAAACTGCAGCATGGGTAAAGACACAAAACGCCGTCACGTTCGACTACCTCTCAAACATCCGCTACCGAGATGATATTCGTGCGCGCCTTGATAAGTCGCAAAATTATGAGCGAATCTCACAACCTTTTGTTCAAGGCGGCTATACCTACTTTTACAAGAATGATGGATTGCAAAACCAACCTGTGCTTTATCGTTATAAAGATGACAGCGATGCAGCCCACGTCTTTCTTGACCCGAATACCTTTAATGAAGAAGGGACAACCTCTTTAGACGCAGTGCGCTTTTCCAAAGATAATCGCTTCTGTGCTTACTCGATATCGGAAGCGGGTAGCGACTGGCGTACCATCTTTGTCATTGATACCGAAACGGGTGAGCAAGTCGAAGCACCCATCGAAAATGCCAAGTTCACCGACATCTCTTGGCTTGGTAACCAAGGTTTCTACTATTGTGGTTACGATCTGCCTGATGGCAGTGAGTTGTCAGCAAAAACAGAGCAACATAAGCTCTATTTTCACACCATCGGTCGCCCTCAAAGCAGTGATGAGCTCGTTTTTGGCGCTAAAGAAGATCAAATCCACCGTTACGTCAGTGGCTACACCACAGAAGATGATCGCTTCCTCGTCATTACTGCCGCTGTCGCAACAGCATGTAATCGTCTTTACATTCAAGATCTTACTCAAGACAACGCCGCACTTATCACCGTCGTTGATCATCTCGAAAGCGACAACTACGTTATCGACAATGATGGCGATACGCTCATCATCTACACCAACTATCAAGCGCCCAATAGCAAGGTCGTACGCGTTAATGCCGCTGACCCAAGTATTGCAAACTGGGAAGACTTAATCCCGGAGCAAAACGAAGCCTTGAACATCTCGACAGGTGGCGGGTACTTGTTTGCCAACTACATGCGTGATGTCTTCTCCGACGTCGTTCAATACGATAAAGCAGGCAACAAAGTCCGAGAGATTGCCTTCCCATCAAAAGGCAGTGTCAGTGGACTTTCAGGCAAGTCGGGTGAAGTCACCTTGTACTACACCTTCCAGAACTATATTACGCCGCCTTCGATTTTCTCATTCAATGTAGAGAGTGGAGAGTCTCATCTCTACCGCCGCTCACCTGCTCCGTTTGATAGCGACGTCTATGAATCAAAGCAGGTTTTCTACACATCAAGAGACGGCAC
This DNA window, taken from Thaumasiovibrio subtropicus, encodes the following:
- a CDS encoding tripartite tricarboxylate transporter substrate binding protein, whose protein sequence is MFSQFLSKQRVTLVAACIASSVAFSAQASVDEIHFLVPGGAGGGWDSTARGTGEALSKSNLVETVSYENMSGGGGGKAIAYLIKTAEQSEDTLMVNSTPIVIRSLSKVFPQSFRDLTPVAATIGDYAAFVVPANSPYKDFKQLVDAYLDNPRSVTVAGGSSRGGMDHLVAALAFKAAGGNPRQVKYLAYDAGGKAMAGLLSGETQVLSTGLSEALALADAGEVRILAMTGDERSSAAQDVPTLKELGYDASFTNWRGFFAPPGVSDEKVQDYLEVLEKMYETDAWTTVRDRYGWAEIYKPGPEFVKFLEEQEKQVGSLMKELGFLN
- a CDS encoding tripartite tricarboxylate transporter permease, with product MFDGLTSGLSTAIMPFNILMVVVGCFAGTFIGMLPGLGPISAIALMVPITYGLDPASGIILMAGVYYGAIFGGSTSSILINAPGCASTVVTAFDGYPMAQKNQAGKALALAAYSSFTGGTIGALILLFAAPALAKVSLSFQSADYFALMALGLTAVAAFSGKGQVIKALMMTVFGLMISTVGNDVMSGIPRFTFDNVNLIDGISFLLLAMATFALTEVVMTVMRGEHKLKDPQMDMGALGSMKLNKEEVKTVAPTIGRSSVFGFLVGVLPGAGATIASFLSYGMERNFASKEEKEKFGKGSLRGLAAPESANNAASTGSFVPLLTLGIPGSGTTAIMLGALIAYGIQPGPRLFVDNPDVFWSVIISMYFGNIVLLILNLPLIPYISRLLAIPRPILIPLILFFSITGVYLVSFNAFDIQLMVLITIIATFLKLLNFPMAPMLLGFILGDIMEKNLSRSLTISDGSFSFLYERPLTLGIMICAVLALCLPIVQGLRARKLAQTPPTEMPGAKKADWFAGRD
- a CDS encoding response regulator, with product MIKLVIAEDDPQIAEIQRRFVERIEGFEVVGIAHGIEEARDLIEVLKPQLILLDNHFPTGTGLNLLKEWRANDISTDVILITAATEVDTLKTAMRQGIFDYILKPVVFERLQSSLQNYALHYAKLQQLGSLLQSDVDGLLKPTDLDAQLPKEQRLPKGVDGLTLDKVRDVFSQQSDALNAEEVGQMIGASRTTARRYLEYLVSTDELTAAVSYGSVGRPERRYAKVT
- a CDS encoding tripartite tricarboxylate transporter TctB family protein, encoding MIITKDHIGGLLFLCFSLLYGYYAGQITLFPGDEFEVFHARSLPNALAIMGAGLAVIQIVTASRKAEDKLSFHGLSFTLMIKLLVLMLLFSAALEWIGFMLSTALFLIGGYWILGEKRVKVLLLASVPFAVVFWFVLTQLLDIYLAPGRIFSVMLGG
- a CDS encoding ATP-binding protein translates to MVLILGLITLLQTGVLGQFAIGYLDKALDNQIGQQAVRVAQTIAANPAVISAIQTRDMHYLIPVSQAVTHATEAAFVVIGDHQGLRLAHPNPEKLGRSMSDDDEDQNDLVLVQGESYITKAHGSIGPSMRGKAPVFDQHGEIIGIISVGFMLDTVEATVSKHRLSMITAIALSFLFSVITAMWFANHFKKAIFDLEPEEIARLFQERNITLETVREGIVSINQRGIITTFNKAAMQTLQLDQSVNYQGLHILDVLPDSGMLDVLQSGEAQLDQEVWLQDHNLIVNRIPLTQGDTVTGVVSSFRLKNEVDLVSRKLTRIRQYAEGLRSQSHEYNNKLHTIAGLIQIGAHDKALALIGNETQHHQSFIHQLMSVTNDSVLAGCLMGKYNRARELGLTLEIEEESQMREIPAALPHDQLVSILGNLLDNALEATLSHTGMGGTVKLSMTDLGKELIFEIEDQGRGLNSHEQAKIFEQGYTTKKTEGHGIGLHLVKNLTAHLHGLITIDSPVSNQEGCRFTLYLPKSAPCESD